One part of the Labilithrix sp. genome encodes these proteins:
- a CDS encoding HAMP domain-containing protein gives MAGRSSLRIKWTAAMLFVALAPLAIVAVVVVRQQRQALADVEGDLELALADQSSHEVAAALDDGERAMHRAATILASPRVVDEDLRLDLAREAIATCDLIEWVSVFDKEGGFIGSIVKGSIEGATTLPLKLAAGERPRWIHDARIGSRFFEPLLADGAVTGALLGGARPGRLDGIVEELGVARFGRKDLLTVVDDELRVVAGAEPPWTHGQSLAHSGVFRALGLTPEAFSRPLVLRGSWNAAGEEMIGTVRTLPAQRWAVVVQRPESDAFRTLAASRRAFAVSAALLALLAVAVGSVVARRTTRPIGDLVALTGRYAKRQFDAKSGVTSNDELGTLATSLEDMAQELAESERSLVRHAAIEAGLARYLPAGVAAKVAAEDGALSLGGRRAEVSVLFADVAAFTPFVERASPEDVVLLLNELFTVLSAVVFRHNGIVDKFMGDSIMAIFGARADEDGDHVTRALSAAEDMQRFASASAARWRERFAVDVELGIGVGTGEALVGNLGSDLRVEFTAVGDSVNVAARLENLARPGQTLVTAEVAAKAGAPFEMRSLGQHPIRGKKEPMEIFELVP, from the coding sequence GTGGCAGGACGGAGCTCTCTCAGGATCAAGTGGACCGCGGCGATGTTGTTCGTCGCGCTCGCCCCGCTCGCGATCGTCGCCGTCGTCGTCGTGCGGCAACAACGGCAGGCCCTCGCCGACGTCGAGGGTGACCTCGAGCTCGCGCTCGCCGATCAGTCGAGCCACGAGGTCGCCGCCGCGCTCGACGACGGAGAGCGCGCGATGCACCGCGCCGCGACGATCCTCGCGAGCCCGCGCGTCGTCGACGAGGACCTGCGCCTCGATCTCGCGCGCGAGGCGATCGCCACGTGCGACCTCATCGAGTGGGTCTCCGTCTTCGACAAGGAGGGCGGCTTCATCGGGAGCATCGTCAAGGGATCGATCGAGGGGGCGACGACGCTCCCGCTGAAGCTCGCCGCCGGCGAAAGGCCGCGCTGGATCCACGACGCGCGGATCGGGTCCCGGTTCTTCGAGCCGCTCCTCGCGGACGGCGCGGTGACGGGCGCGCTCCTCGGCGGCGCGCGGCCGGGGCGGCTCGACGGCATCGTCGAGGAGCTCGGCGTCGCGCGCTTCGGGCGGAAGGACCTCCTCACCGTCGTCGACGACGAGCTCCGCGTCGTCGCGGGGGCGGAGCCGCCGTGGACGCACGGCCAGTCGCTCGCGCACTCCGGCGTCTTCCGCGCGCTCGGCCTCACGCCGGAGGCCTTCTCGCGCCCGCTCGTGCTCCGCGGGAGCTGGAACGCGGCCGGAGAGGAGATGATCGGCACCGTGCGCACGCTCCCCGCGCAAAGGTGGGCGGTCGTGGTGCAGCGGCCGGAGAGCGACGCGTTCCGCACCCTCGCCGCGTCGCGCCGCGCGTTCGCCGTCTCCGCCGCGCTCCTCGCCCTCCTCGCCGTCGCGGTCGGCAGCGTCGTCGCGCGCCGGACGACGCGGCCGATCGGCGATCTCGTCGCGCTCACCGGCCGCTACGCGAAGCGGCAGTTCGACGCGAAGAGCGGGGTGACGTCGAACGACGAGCTCGGCACGCTCGCGACCTCGCTCGAGGACATGGCGCAGGAGCTCGCCGAGAGCGAGCGCTCGCTCGTGCGCCACGCCGCGATCGAGGCGGGGCTGGCGCGCTACCTCCCAGCCGGCGTCGCGGCGAAGGTGGCGGCCGAGGACGGCGCGCTCTCGCTCGGCGGGCGCCGCGCCGAGGTCAGCGTGCTCTTCGCCGACGTGGCCGCGTTCACGCCGTTCGTGGAGCGCGCGAGCCCGGAGGACGTGGTCCTTCTCCTCAACGAGCTGTTCACCGTCCTCTCGGCGGTGGTCTTCCGTCACAACGGCATTGTCGATAAATTCATGGGAGACTCCATCATGGCGATTTTCGGAGCGCGCGCGGACGAGGACGGCGACCACGTCACGCGCGCGCTCTCGGCGGCGGAGGACATGCAGCGCTTCGCCTCCGCGAGCGCGGCGCGGTGGCGCGAGCGCTTCGCGGTCGACGTCGAGCTCGGCATCGGGGTCGGGACGGGCGAGGCGCTCGTCGGGAACCTCGGCAGCGATCTGCGCGTGGAGTTCACCGCGGTCGGCGACTCCGTGAACGTGGCGGCGCGGCTCGAGAACCTCGCGCGCCCGGGGCAGACCCTCGTGACGGCGGAGGTCGCCGCCAAGGCCGGCGCTCCCTTCGAGATGCGCTCGCTCGGCCAGCACCCCATCCGCGGCAAGAAGGAGCCGATGGAGATCTTCGAGCTCGTTCCATGA